From a single Rutidosis leptorrhynchoides isolate AG116_Rl617_1_P2 chromosome 5, CSIRO_AGI_Rlap_v1, whole genome shotgun sequence genomic region:
- the LOC139849349 gene encoding uncharacterized protein, translating to MTIRSILEKELLNGNNFIDWYRNLQIVLKSERKLHHLENPLPEAPPETANATIRNAYTKKYNEQLKVACLMLASMTSELQRNLMEYNAYDMIEEFKTMFQQQAEQELFETVKAFHACKHELGHPVSQYVLKMKGCLD from the coding sequence ATGACCATAAGGTCAATCCTTGAGAAGGAATTATTGAATGGTAACAACTTCATTGACTGGTATCGAAACCTTCAGATTGTCTTAAAGTCTGAAAGGAAGTTGCACCATCTGGAAAATCCTTTACCTGAAGCCCCACCTGAAACTGCTAATGCTACTATTCGTAATGCTTATACTAAGAAGTATAACGAACAACTTAAAGTGGCATGTCTTATGCTTGCTAGCATGACCTCTGAGCTCCAAAGGAACTTAATGGAATACAATGCATATGACATGATCGAGGAATTCAAGACGATGTTCCAACAACAGGCAGAACAGGAATTGTTTGAAACTGTGAAAGCGTTTCACGCTTGCAAACATGAGTTGGGGCATCCAGTTAGCCAATATGTCTTGAAGATGAAAGGCTGTCTGGATTAA